In Hallerella succinigenes, the following are encoded in one genomic region:
- a CDS encoding iron-containing alcohol dehydrogenase family protein, whose product MRFYIPTNIYVEKNCVQHHAKDVLALGKKALIVTGKHSAKTNGSLDDVLKILQSGNVPYQIFNEVEENPSVETVACAAEMGKAFAADFVIGIGGGSPIDAAKAIALLIANPSETETSLYTPKDLKTLPLLAVPTTCGTGTEATPVSVLTNRKGGFKKSIACKIFPTLSLVDGKYLAFAEKELILNTAVDALSHMVESYLNSQSNVYNRMFPEYGLKIWEQNKNALLSDAPIDEKLYENLMLASTLAGMSIVHTSTALPHGMSYDLTYNLCVPHGKAVGYFLAAYMKACEKSVPADVRTILDLLKLKDVAAFAEMVKAMIGTYELPRATVECFAQRMCENSSKLKLAPCELSKEDVWEIYRESLIIN is encoded by the coding sequence ATGCGTTTTTATATTCCGACAAATATTTACGTGGAAAAGAATTGCGTGCAACATCACGCTAAAGACGTGCTTGCCTTAGGCAAAAAAGCGTTGATTGTGACCGGCAAACATTCCGCAAAAACAAATGGATCCTTGGATGATGTTTTAAAAATTTTGCAGTCGGGAAATGTTCCATATCAAATTTTTAACGAAGTCGAAGAGAATCCTTCGGTGGAAACCGTCGCCTGTGCGGCAGAAATGGGAAAGGCTTTCGCCGCAGACTTTGTCATTGGAATCGGAGGAGGTTCGCCAATCGATGCTGCGAAGGCGATTGCGCTTTTGATAGCGAATCCTTCTGAAACAGAAACGAGCCTTTATACGCCGAAGGATTTGAAGACGCTTCCGCTGCTCGCTGTTCCGACAACCTGTGGAACGGGAACCGAAGCGACTCCAGTATCGGTTTTGACGAACCGCAAAGGCGGATTCAAGAAGAGTATTGCTTGCAAGATTTTTCCGACGCTTTCCTTGGTAGACGGCAAGTATTTAGCCTTTGCCGAAAAAGAATTGATTCTGAATACCGCTGTCGATGCGCTTTCGCACATGGTTGAAAGTTATTTGAATAGCCAGTCGAATGTTTATAATCGCATGTTCCCGGAATACGGATTAAAAATTTGGGAACAAAATAAGAATGCGCTCCTTTCGGATGCGCCGATCGATGAAAAACTTTACGAGAATTTGATGCTCGCTTCGACGCTTGCTGGAATGTCCATTGTGCATACGAGTACCGCTTTGCCACATGGAATGAGTTACGATCTTACGTACAATCTTTGTGTTCCGCATGGAAAGGCGGTGGGGTATTTTCTTGCCGCATACATGAAAGCCTGCGAAAAGTCGGTGCCGGCGGACGTGCGCACAATCTTGGATCTGCTTAAGCTTAAAGACGTCGCCGCGTTTGCGGAAATGGTGAAGGCTATGATTGGAACGTATGAGCTTCCCCGTGCGACGGTCGAATGCTTTGCACAGCGTATGTGTGAAAACTCTTCGAAGTTAAAGCTTGCCCCGTGTGAACTTTCGAAAGAAGACGTATGGGAAATTTATAGGGAAAGTTTGATAATAAATTAA
- a CDS encoding histidine phosphatase family protein yields MKNLTLRMTVFFTATIIALSFAACGNSSSSASSYDPGELENDGFYTMAEIYARLDSTESVVFVIRHAKRSSDYSRTAQLTREGKKQAKYVGTTLIDSNVTAYYAYSGFVRTMQTVFGIADGRNEKCDAEVLDGLDGNWFVQDTTKFEEYKNSYGGGWTVVSKYAYLGEFADAFYTLADRAEEFVNDQVLPNVQGHKLSIMATHDTFLVPFLVYATNGTVDVKQYETGRWLNYLAGVAIILKNDGSIRYLPTKGLNKGQM; encoded by the coding sequence ATGAAAAACCTGACTCTTCGTATGACTGTCTTTTTTACAGCCACCATCATAGCACTGTCTTTCGCCGCTTGTGGAAATTCCTCTTCATCCGCGTCCTCTTACGATCCTGGCGAACTTGAAAATGACGGATTCTACACTATGGCCGAAATTTATGCACGCCTGGATTCCACAGAAAGCGTTGTCTTTGTGATTCGCCATGCGAAACGCTCTTCGGATTACAGCCGTACCGCTCAGCTGACCCGCGAAGGAAAAAAACAAGCCAAGTACGTGGGCACGACTTTAATCGATTCAAACGTCACCGCTTACTACGCTTACTCAGGATTCGTTCGCACTATGCAGACCGTTTTCGGTATCGCCGACGGACGTAATGAAAAATGCGATGCCGAAGTCTTAGACGGTTTGGACGGCAACTGGTTCGTCCAAGATACGACAAAGTTTGAAGAATACAAAAACAGCTATGGCGGCGGTTGGACAGTCGTTTCCAAGTACGCTTACCTCGGCGAATTTGCAGACGCCTTCTACACCTTAGCGGACCGTGCCGAAGAATTTGTGAACGATCAGGTTTTGCCGAATGTCCAAGGTCATAAGCTTTCGATTATGGCAACGCACGATACCTTCCTCGTTCCATTCCTCGTCTATGCGACAAACGGAACCGTTGACGTCAAGCAGTACGAAACCGGCCGTTGGCTGAACTATCTCGCAGGCGTCGCCATCATCCTCAAGAATGACGGTTCCATTCGCTACCTGCCGACTAAGGGTCTGAACAAAGGACAGATGTAA
- a CDS encoding AMP-dependent synthetase/ligase, giving the protein MDGSWEEYSGKRLEELLFFASLAFAKYGVGEGKSLGIIASTSPNWIVADLACEVCHAPTVPLFPNISEEHFQFQCDDSEIGFLAVDNVDVLDAGIRKHMARFRYIICFDDHAKLPVNGIYWKSLLKEGEILSREYGTQEWFKYKIDTIKRSHLFSVIYTSGSTGCPKGVELSHRNMLSMVGSLESMIDPKPETDAGLSVLPVAHVFERMVICFYMRKHLKVYFADSPKNIGVIAHEVHPTIGTFVPRILEKFADVITSREYRLTGAKRMLVHRAIRFAKKNIPGHGKMRRAIYDKLVYVKIREALGGKFKWIISGSSALNKTVYRFLVNIGFPIFEGYGLTECCPVISVNVPQANRMGSVGKPLESLEVKIGEKHEILVKGMSVFQGYRNMPDMNRAAWTEDGFFRTGDQGFLDKDGFLFLTGRIKEIFKTSTGKYVSPVPIELELVRHPLIDAAMIEANNRKFVSALLFIGYDEAMRILGKRRADFNAEEACQNPEILETLQAYVDAVNRKFNRWEQIKKWTLVAEPLAVESGMMTPTFKLRRGAVEKRFHDQIEKMYLE; this is encoded by the coding sequence GTGGACGGTTCTTGGGAAGAATACTCGGGAAAACGTTTGGAAGAGCTGCTTTTCTTTGCATCGCTTGCTTTTGCGAAATACGGCGTAGGAGAGGGGAAAAGTCTTGGCATTATTGCTTCTACCTCTCCGAATTGGATTGTGGCGGATTTAGCCTGTGAAGTGTGCCATGCGCCTACCGTTCCGCTGTTTCCGAACATTAGCGAAGAACATTTTCAGTTCCAGTGTGATGATTCCGAAATCGGTTTTTTGGCCGTGGACAATGTGGATGTTTTGGATGCGGGAATCCGCAAGCACATGGCGCGTTTCCGCTATATCATTTGCTTTGATGATCATGCAAAGCTTCCGGTCAATGGGATTTACTGGAAGAGCCTTTTGAAAGAGGGTGAAATTCTTTCCAGGGAATACGGAACGCAGGAATGGTTCAAATACAAGATCGATACGATCAAGCGCAGCCATTTGTTCTCGGTCATTTATACGAGCGGTTCGACGGGATGCCCGAAAGGTGTGGAACTTTCGCATCGCAACATGCTCTCGATGGTCGGTTCTTTGGAATCGATGATCGATCCAAAGCCTGAAACGGATGCGGGCTTGAGCGTGCTCCCGGTGGCGCATGTGTTTGAACGCATGGTAATCTGCTTTTACATGCGCAAGCATTTGAAGGTTTACTTTGCCGATTCTCCAAAGAATATAGGCGTCATCGCGCACGAAGTGCACCCGACAATCGGAACGTTTGTGCCGAGAATTCTTGAAAAGTTTGCTGACGTGATTACGTCGAGAGAGTATAGGTTGACAGGTGCAAAGCGCATGCTGGTGCATCGCGCAATCCGTTTTGCCAAAAAGAACATTCCGGGACACGGCAAGATGCGTCGTGCGATTTACGACAAGCTTGTCTATGTAAAAATCCGAGAAGCTTTGGGCGGTAAGTTCAAGTGGATTATTTCGGGCAGTAGCGCTTTGAACAAAACGGTTTACCGCTTTTTGGTGAACATTGGGTTCCCGATCTTTGAAGGCTACGGCCTCACGGAATGCTGCCCGGTGATCAGCGTGAACGTGCCTCAGGCAAATCGCATGGGATCCGTGGGCAAGCCTCTGGAAAGCCTCGAAGTGAAAATCGGCGAAAAGCATGAAATTTTAGTGAAAGGCATGAGTGTTTTCCAAGGCTATCGCAACATGCCTGATATGAATCGAGCCGCCTGGACAGAAGATGGATTCTTCCGTACCGGTGACCAGGGATTTTTGGACAAGGACGGCTTTCTCTTTTTGACAGGCCGCATCAAGGAAATCTTTAAGACGAGTACGGGAAAGTACGTGTCACCTGTGCCGATTGAACTTGAACTCGTCCGTCATCCGCTGATCGATGCGGCGATGATTGAAGCGAATAATCGCAAATTTGTTTCTGCGCTTCTCTTTATAGGCTATGACGAAGCTATGCGAATTTTGGGAAAAAGGCGTGCCGATTTCAATGCGGAAGAAGCCTGCCAAAATCCAGAAATTCTGGAAACACTACAGGCCTATGTGGATGCGGTGAATCGCAAGTTCAATCGTTGGGAACAAATTAAGAAGTGGACGCTTGTGGCGGAACCGCTTGCTGTTGAATCGGGAATGATGACGCCGACTTTCAAACTGCGCCGTGGTGCCGTAGAAAAACGTTTCCACGACCAGATTGAAAAGATGTATCTCGAATAA
- a CDS encoding ISL3 family transposase, with amino-acid sequence MSKLYKSIFNVNGCSVVKQEQTDTTVTITVRLTKGNASRCGCCGRKGKLYDNGREQRVWRTLDLGTKMGFIRMDTYRVKCKKCGVKTVKVPWASHRSGFTDAFEQQVAWAVCSMSKKAVAKQLRIAWNTVGEIADRVWDRLDTRPIKAGCIFRRIGIDETSYKKGHKYITVVVDHDRRCVIWVHEGYGKEVLDLFMRELSEEQRKGVELVTCDGAKWIRSSIEEFLPNAERCVDSFHVVQWATEALDKVRVEAWKEARKENRNQKRGRGRPTKDSVPKDRTAEGIKNSRYALGKAPENLNESQQRKIELIASRYPRLYRAYQLKEELRIILKMGYDDARENLDRWLWRASHSRIGSVKDLYAKIKRNYDGILNTIRLGVSNARIEATNNKIKLLIRTAYGFRNMNNMLSLIMLSCSYVDVKIAYEWESESRESSSKAA; translated from the coding sequence ATGTCAAAATTATACAAATCCATCTTCAATGTCAACGGCTGTTCAGTCGTCAAGCAGGAGCAAACCGACACCACGGTCACCATCACGGTAAGACTCACCAAGGGCAACGCCAGCAGGTGCGGCTGTTGTGGGCGAAAAGGGAAGCTCTACGACAACGGCCGGGAACAGAGGGTATGGCGGACGCTCGATCTCGGCACGAAGATGGGCTTCATCAGGATGGACACCTACAGGGTGAAGTGCAAGAAATGCGGCGTAAAAACGGTGAAGGTGCCGTGGGCAAGCCACAGGTCAGGCTTCACCGACGCCTTCGAGCAGCAGGTCGCATGGGCCGTATGCAGCATGTCGAAAAAGGCTGTCGCAAAGCAGCTACGCATCGCCTGGAATACCGTGGGGGAAATTGCCGACCGCGTATGGGATCGCCTGGACACAAGGCCGATCAAGGCAGGCTGCATCTTCAGGCGCATAGGCATCGACGAGACCAGCTACAAGAAAGGGCACAAGTACATAACGGTGGTAGTGGATCACGACAGGCGCTGCGTGATCTGGGTCCACGAGGGCTACGGGAAGGAGGTGCTGGACCTCTTCATGAGGGAACTCAGCGAAGAGCAGCGCAAGGGCGTGGAGCTTGTGACTTGTGACGGAGCCAAGTGGATAAGGTCAAGCATCGAGGAGTTCCTGCCCAATGCCGAACGGTGCGTGGACAGCTTCCATGTCGTACAGTGGGCGACAGAAGCCCTGGACAAGGTCCGTGTGGAAGCCTGGAAGGAGGCCCGCAAGGAAAACCGCAATCAGAAACGGGGCCGAGGCAGGCCCACGAAGGATAGCGTCCCGAAGGACCGCACCGCGGAGGGGATAAAGAACTCCAGGTACGCTCTGGGCAAGGCTCCAGAGAACCTTAACGAAAGCCAGCAGAGAAAAATAGAACTCATAGCAAGCCGCTATCCGCGTCTCTACAGGGCATACCAGCTCAAGGAGGAACTGCGCATCATCCTGAAGATGGGCTATGACGATGCCAGGGAAAATCTGGACAGGTGGCTGTGGCGTGCAAGCCACTCACGCATCGGCTCAGTCAAGGATCTGTACGCAAAGATCAAGCGTAACTACGACGGAATCCTCAACACAATCAGGCTGGGCGTGTCAAACGCAAGGATCGAGGCGACGAACAACAAGATAAAGCTACTGATACGGACTGCCTATGGCTTCAGGAACATGAACAACATGCTGTCGCTGATAATGTTGAGCTGTTCCTATGTCGATGTAAAGATAGCCTACGAATGGGAATCGGAATCGAGAGAATCATCTAGCAAGGCTGCCTAA
- the gdhA gene encoding NADP-specific glutamate dehydrogenase: MAIKNAYLKSVYDKVVARDPDQALFHQAVREFLESLDPVLEQDKSWETNGVIDRLVEPERVITFRVPWVDDQGKVQVNRGYRVQFNSAIGPYKGGIRLRNEVTLSMLKFLGFEQIFKNSLTTLPMGGGKGGSDFDPKGKSDNEVMRFCQSFMTELCKHIGADTDVPAGDQGTGAREIGYMFGQYKRIRNEWVGVLTGKGLSYGGSLARTEATGYGLCYFTREMLADLANDSFQGKTVVISGSGNVAQFACQKATELGGKVVTVSDSNGYIYDPNGINLDVVLDLKNNKRARISEYAKLVPGSEYHEGSKGVWTVKCDIALPCATQNELDLESAKALIANGVKAVAEGANMPSTPEAIEAFQKAGVLFGPAKAANAGGVATSGLEMSQNSERLSWTFEEVDKKLDGIMCSIYKAASSAAAKYGDKKNLVMGANIAGFLKVADAMKWQGAV; encoded by the coding sequence ATGGCAATCAAAAACGCATACCTCAAATCTGTCTATGACAAAGTCGTAGCTCGTGACCCGGACCAGGCCCTTTTCCACCAGGCTGTCCGTGAATTCCTCGAATCTCTCGACCCGGTCCTCGAACAGGACAAGTCTTGGGAAACGAACGGTGTTATCGACCGTCTCGTTGAACCGGAACGCGTGATTACGTTCCGCGTCCCTTGGGTTGATGACCAGGGCAAGGTTCAAGTGAACCGTGGCTACCGCGTGCAGTTCAACTCTGCTATCGGTCCTTACAAGGGCGGTATCCGTCTTCGTAACGAAGTCACTCTCTCCATGCTCAAGTTCCTCGGTTTCGAACAGATTTTCAAGAACAGCTTGACCACGCTCCCGATGGGCGGCGGCAAGGGCGGTTCCGACTTCGATCCTAAGGGCAAGAGCGACAACGAAGTGATGCGTTTCTGCCAGTCCTTCATGACTGAACTCTGCAAGCATATCGGTGCTGACACGGACGTGCCGGCTGGTGACCAGGGTACTGGCGCTCGCGAAATCGGTTACATGTTCGGCCAGTACAAGCGCATTCGCAACGAATGGGTTGGCGTTCTCACCGGTAAGGGCCTCTCCTATGGTGGTTCTCTCGCCCGTACCGAAGCTACCGGTTACGGCCTCTGCTACTTCACCCGCGAAATGCTCGCTGACCTCGCAAACGACTCCTTCCAGGGCAAGACTGTCGTGATTTCCGGTTCGGGCAACGTTGCCCAGTTCGCTTGCCAGAAGGCTACGGAACTCGGCGGCAAGGTTGTGACCGTTTCTGACTCCAACGGCTACATCTACGACCCGAACGGCATCAACCTCGACGTCGTTCTCGACCTCAAGAACAACAAGCGCGCTCGTATCAGCGAATACGCCAAGCTCGTTCCGGGTTCTGAATACCACGAAGGTTCCAAGGGCGTTTGGACGGTCAAGTGCGACATCGCTCTTCCGTGCGCTACCCAGAACGAACTCGACCTCGAAAGTGCCAAGGCCCTTATCGCTAACGGTGTGAAGGCTGTCGCCGAAGGCGCAAACATGCCGTCTACTCCGGAAGCTATCGAAGCCTTCCAGAAGGCTGGCGTTCTCTTTGGACCTGCAAAGGCTGCTAACGCGGGTGGCGTGGCTACCTCCGGTCTCGAAATGTCCCAGAACTCTGAACGTCTCTCCTGGACCTTCGAAGAAGTCGACAAGAAGCTCGACGGTATCATGTGCTCCATCTATAAGGCTGCTTCCTCTGCTGCTGCCAAGTACGGCGACAAGAAGAACCTCGTCATGGGAGCAAACATCGCCGGCTTCCTCAAGGTTGCCGATGCAATGAAGTGGCAGGGCGCTGTCTAA
- a CDS encoding putative toxin-antitoxin system toxin component, PIN family produces MSGAALQEGKYTLCVSNEILDEYEEIIGQKTNSIIASNVIQTLLNAPSVELIDTFFRFNLIKDDPDDNKFVDCAIAGNATFIVSNDSHFSVLREIDFPKLILKSLQEFSVMLQ; encoded by the coding sequence ATGTCTGGCGCGGCCTTACAGGAAGGCAAATACACTCTTTGTGTTTCAAACGAAATCCTTGACGAATATGAAGAGATTATTGGACAAAAGACAAATTCAATAATCGCTTCGAACGTTATCCAAACCCTATTGAACGCGCCTTCCGTAGAACTTATCGACACTTTCTTCAGGTTCAACCTTATAAAGGATGATCCAGACGACAACAAGTTTGTCGACTGCGCCATTGCTGGGAATGCAACCTTCATCGTATCGAATGATTCACATTTCAGCGTTCTTCGAGAAATAGATTTTCCGAAACTAATCTTGAAGAGTTTGCAAGAATTTTCCGTCATGCTGCAATAG
- a CDS encoding HNH endonuclease, which yields MIRVRKSSVAPAELAQKGYGADSVQAAILADQDDKCYLCERKRSTDFQVEHLQSRDNCPEKENCWENLFVACGYCNQKKSNSFDDICNPSRTDVECEMSQKVDFSVNRVLFKVQKTNGSLNRTAALLSRMYNGTRPGLRTTREERFYKEFIQQMNVFQQAVLRYMEQGDNETEIKQMLDIKAENLGFKYSVLAETPALMLKFADCVRWNRA from the coding sequence ATGATTCGCGTACGCAAGTCTTCTGTTGCTCCGGCTGAATTAGCTCAAAAGGGGTATGGGGCGGATTCTGTGCAGGCCGCAATTCTCGCCGACCAAGATGACAAGTGTTATCTCTGTGAACGCAAGCGTTCTACCGATTTTCAGGTGGAGCATTTGCAAAGTCGAGATAATTGTCCCGAAAAAGAAAATTGCTGGGAGAATCTTTTTGTTGCATGTGGGTATTGCAATCAAAAGAAATCGAATAGCTTTGATGATATTTGCAATCCTTCCAGGACTGATGTTGAATGTGAAATGTCGCAAAAAGTCGATTTCTCTGTAAACAGGGTGCTGTTCAAGGTGCAGAAAACGAATGGATCATTGAATCGGACAGCGGCGCTACTCTCTCGCATGTATAACGGGACTCGCCCCGGATTGCGCACTACGCGTGAAGAAAGGTTTTACAAAGAATTCATCCAACAGATGAATGTGTTTCAGCAAGCAGTTCTTCGCTACATGGAGCAAGGCGACAACGAAACAGAAATCAAGCAGATGCTTGATATAAAAGCAGAAAATCTTGGCTTTAAGTATTCCGTTCTTGCAGAAACGCCTGCTTTGATGTTGAAGTTCGCAGACTGTGTGAGATGGAATCGTGCATAA